CCATAGATAATTGACTCATTGGTACTTGAGCATTAATGCAATTCAAGGTTGTTTTGATTATTTCCAGAATGCCAGTTTTAACTACCATCATTCACGCTTCTTGCTAGCAAGAGCTAATAACGAAGGCAAGAATAGCAGCCAGCCATCTCTTTATAACTTCTTAGCACCCTAAAGTTATTATCGTATGGATTTTTCACCTTCTCTATGCTTACTCTCGTGAGTGCCTAGAATGGCTAAAATAGTAGCCTTAGATTAAAAGTGCACTTCTTGATtttaaatctctctctctctctctctctctctctctctctcttctgcgTATTATTTGTACATAACAAACAGCTGACCTGTAAATCAATTATGAAAGTGCTGTTTTTAATCTAATTTATTCATGTAAATCTattcagaaaatgccttttttagGCTTGTCTGTACTTTAAATAGGGGTAGTTGTTAAACAAATCAGCTCTGTGAATAGCTGAAAATAATTAGATGCCTTAATTATAGGCATTAGTGTTTGTATTGATCAATTCTGTTCTTACCCTCATTGCAACTATTTCTAAAAATAGTCTGGATAGTAAAATATTGTTCTTTTTCACTGGTCGATGTTGTATGTAAAAATTAGTTTATGCattataaatttcaataactataTGTTGTCTTGCTGAATTCTATTTACAAAATTTTTTACTCTTGGTATGATTGACATAGGAAGAAAGGAAAATTTCAACCTGAATTTTATAATCCAAACTGTTATAGGAGACAACTTGTGGACATCCCACTACTGGGACTTGAAATGCTTTagtaacaatatatatatatatatatatatatatatatatatatatcaccttCTTGATAATTAGTACCAATGGAAACAGTTGATAGCTTCCTCTGGAATTGTTTATGAACTTCTTTCCAATTGAAAAGGTGTATGTAATATATCTCTCCCATTGGATCTCGATCATAGAGTTAAGATCAACCAAGAAAAATGCAAGTTACTTGCATAGAAAAAATATAACAAAGTATAGAATCGCTATAAGCAGCACACTTAAATGTAAGAAGGCAATGACAAGTTAGTGGAACAATGGAGATATTAATGCAAGCCAGCTTGTGTGGGTGTGGATGCAGTCTGGTTGGAAGCTTGAGGCATTCAACTATGGATGCCGATACCACATTCATGCAATTTCCTCCATCTATGATAAGTTTCTTTACTTGATTTCCACAATGAAGCAAAGTCTGAAATACTGAATTGTGTGCCAATCCTCTTCTTCTGCTTTAAGGGTTACTAAAATGTATCTCACAATAAAGAGGATGGTAGAATGAACACCTTCATATACTAGATTATCCCCTGCATGATTACATTCACTTGAATTTGCCTCATCATCTTCTAGTACTGATTCTTCATTCTTTCATGCTACTCCAAAATGCAAATTCTGTTTTTGTGGACATTGATGTCTTATGTGTCCATCCTCTCCACACTTAAAAAGCATGCAACACTCATCTTGCCTTTAGCATTAGTGTCATTAGATGAAGCAGGTTTGAATTAGTGAAATGGTTAAATGACTGCAAAACAGCTGACTTGCTGTCATAAGTTGCATCAAAACCTCTTTTTGCAACTATCTCCTTGCATTGAACCCCAAATTTCTTAGTTATAGGTTGGTTCAAGTATTCCGCCATGTAAGGGCTACATGGAATGCATGTTCTACACTGCATATAGGGTATCTAAGCAATCTTTCTTAATATCAAACCTTTGTCTAAACTTAAATTTAGCTAATGCCTCTGTAGCATCTCTCACAACTTGACTTTGGATTTTTAACTCATCATGCTGGTGCATATATTCAACCACAAGGATGCTGATCTTTCAAATTCTACACTTTCTTGTGCATTTTTTGAAGATAATTGTATGGCATATACTTTTCTTGTAGCCTGTTGGTTACCACAATTCTTTCATATCATGTTTAATACCATAAGACCATATTTTAGCTAATCTACTAAGCTTCATCTTAGCATACCTCAGTTTGTGATCTTCTCCCAAGTTATGCCAATCAAAGTAAGATTCATAAGAATGGAGCCAATCACAAAATAATGCAAGATCTATCCTACCTTCAAAATAGGGATCTTATAACTTGACTTTCTTAGTGATGTCTCCTACTGTATTTCGTGGTTGAATTCAGTTGTAACTTGAAGACTTTGTTTAGCTCCTATGTTTGCTATCCAAGAGAGTGCTTGACTATAGTTTCTTTTATTGCTTGCTAGTTAGAGTTAATAGAATAGAAGACACCATCTTAAGTTACTCATACTGTCAAGAAATTACTCAATTTAGGTAAGGGTCTAAGAATAAGTTTTAATATCTTTGACACATCCTTGTGTAAGCCAATTGGACTTAGAACGTGGACAAGCATAGGCATGCCTTACCTTGTGCTGGAATTTAATTAATAGGAGGGGGGGTGGTGGTGGTGTGGTCGGTTGACTGTATTCAATCTCTAGATCTTTTGGTTGGAGATGATGTAATATTATGTCAATAAATCACTCAGCCTAAAAGATCAAACTTGTAGGTAAGGGCCCAAGAATTAGTTTTAATATCTTTGACACATCCTTGTGTAAGCCAATTGGACTTAGAATGTGGACAAGCATAGGCATGCCTTATTTTAATCGAAGTAGCAAACTTCAAGGATCTTCAAACTTTGATACCAAACCAAGCTTGCAGGCTTTGATTattcaagctagattttggttTGTTTGAAAGCTGGAATGAATAGAAAATTAGGCAAACCATTGTAGCTAGGAGTAGCTAAATGTTGAAATAGGAGAAGGAAAAAAGTACTGAATTCTTTTAATGTTTTATAACTGGGTTAAAAAAGTTCTCCATGCCTTTTTTTTCTGTTAAATAATGCCTCAATATCCTTGAATTGGAAAATTTGTGGACTAAATAGCACAATTGAAAAATAGACTCAGTTGACAAATCTTGAAATGTTAAAACTTAAAAGAGATCTATAATGGGTTTTTCCAAACATTTATAGATACTGTATGTGCAAGCGCATGGGTGAATAGGGCATTTTTGGAAATACATAAAAATGGTGTTATGAATAGAAAAACATAGATCTGGAAAATTGTCAAATGGTCTCATTAGAAATTGAAGAGTGTTTGCTGATTTCAATACCATACTGAAATGCCTCCTAAACATTTCTGCTTGTGCCAGACTGCAATATGAAAAGGTTTTACATCTTTTATCTTTTTCGTTTTTGTTATTATCTTTTTATTAGTGTTattcttagttttttttttttgtctattgGGGACCCTTAAAATCCTTGTCAGAAACTCTATGTCGtattgttttcattttttcccCAGTTCTACCTCAAAGGCGTTTTGAGTCCTCAACAAGACAGTGTATGTTGATGTCTCCTGATGTTGTAGGATAATGTTTTCTCTGGATGACAAATATCTATTTTAGATTTAATAAACTCTGAGCCACTGTTGTATGTTATGTTCAGATAAGTTGCTGGTGCACGAAGGCTTCATGGATACATTTTGATTATGAGTTATAGTTTGATCATTATTTTGGACTTTTGCTACAAGGTTGTACTTTCTTTGAGGCTGAGATGTTGACATTTTAAACAACTGGTCAATCTGGAAATGCCTTAAGAATTCAGATCTGAATGCTCACTCTTCCCAGTTGTAGTAAGAGAATTGCTTGATTCTGGCAAGCGGACGGTCCTCATGATCAGCATTTTCAAACTAAGGTTATGTTCAGTATATATTGTCATGTTCTATTTGTCACTGTAATTAAGAGAATCTTTTGTATGAACTTAGTTCACCATGGAGTATAGACATAACACTTCACTTCTAAGACCTACATGTGGACTCCAATTTttatcttttatagtccatggtgGACTAGGCTTATGCATTGAGTGCATTTTAGGTAAAGGATAATTTATAAATTGTTGTGCTGCATACAAGGTTTGTGAACCTTAAGACTTACAAGGAAGAgttaaccttttctcatgatTACGATCTCTTATTATTCTTGCCATTATTCATCTCGGCTTCATTTGGAATAAATTATATGCaagaaaaaaattgaattgaattgaattgaattttcacaCTACAATATTATTTTTAACctgatttatattatatttatatttcttttcaaataaattatttttttaaattaaaaaaaattaaaatttttcacttaatttactttaaataaattatattcaaactttaaataaattatatataaaaaaagaatttaattgaattttcatttTTACCTGctttgtattttttaaaaataatttttttaaattaaaaaaattgaattctcAATTATTTATCTTTCAAAACATTagaattggaaaaaaaaataaatttaaattaaatttttataaatttttagtttctAAACTGACCCAAATAAACCCGGCTACTGGGTCAGTTTCAATTCTCCTTTTGGTCTGGGTTTACCTTTGATTTGGTCCAAATCTAatgatttagattttttttttctacattttttttaaataaaagttgATTCGGCTTGAAATCGTCTCGTTTAATTTTGGTGTGATTTATTTACAATTCAAGTCAAAGATGAGTTTGATTGGTTTTAGTATATTTATCgttttgaacaaattattggtcGAGTCTATTTTTAAATATGCAAATTGgtgaaaaagaaattaattaaattaaatttttataaatttctaatttttcaaATTAGTGTTAATTGTATTTTTCCATTTCTTAAAACAGTAGTAGCATTTCAACTTGGATGCACCTTTGATCAAGGGAAGAAGATCATAAGGGAGCATGGAGGGATGATAGCTCCTTAAAAGCAATAATTAGAACTCTAAAAGTCTAAACCATCTCTGTTCTTGATTGGATTCACAAACAATGAgaccatgaatcctttgaaaacctTTGGAAaccaaacttgatcttcttgtatCATAGCCTCTAACTACAAGTTGAACTCATCATGTTCTTGAATGGAATAAAATCCCTTTCAACAAAAACACATTAAGCCTTGCAGTAGAAGATCAAATACTAAAGTATATATAAGGGTAAATAAACTATTATCCTTATCTTCAAAAGCCTATTTGGCATTAAGATTGGAATTTGCTTTTTGAAaaagtaatttttataaattaaaaaaaaatagaggaaaatatgttaattttaatataaaaataatatttatagtctttaattaatttgtttaaaaatattaattttttaacaacaatttaaataattttaaatatttttttataaaattttgaaaaaacgaAACAAAGACACCAAAGTAGAAGAAAATAGTTGAGGATAGGGGAgaacagttttcggtttaaaccgaaaaatcaaatcgaaccgattcaattcgattcaatcggttcgattttaaaattcaattagttcggttcagttattttcataaaaaataaaaaaaaaccgaaccaaaccgaaattattaatatatataggaaatcaaagaaaatcgaaccaatccaatcgaaccgaatcgaatcgaatcgaaccgaaatcaaagaaaaccgaattgaaccttaagatttttgagttttgatttctaattttttttttgtttttatgttttattatttagatttaatgttaaaaatatgaacttTTATAAATTTCGATTTGATCAGTTTAAAACCAAATCGAATCAATATTTATAGGTTCCATTCGGtttgattttctcttattaattggtttggtttgatttttaaaatttttaatttttaattttcagttttatcgattcgattcggttcgaaaTCGAACCGACCGCTTGCACATCCCTAGTTGAGGAAGGTCATCGGCCTAGAGgctagaaaaaaaataataataatttgagtgggatttttaaaaaattagcctAATAAAATGTACAAAATAATAactttgaaaatattttaattatttatttatttattttaaaattacttattcttataattaaaaaataaaaaaattatctcatattatattatgtaattcattcattattacttaatttattatgcatttattgaataaaaaaattaaataaaaaagcggGCCAGAAAAGAATAGACCCGGCCCAAGCTCAACTTGCGAGTAGTCGGAGCAAAAAGACGACTCCGGAGTGGAACCCTAACCCGACCACCTACCGCACTATATAAGCTTATCATTTGACGACTATTAGATTTCAAGCGCCTCTTCTCCTCTACTCAGGCACAGGGACTCCAGGGTTTTCAGAATACAACGATAATGGTATGCTATTCTTCACTTTTTCTCTCTATTTCTATCTCTAGTCTTTTTAGATTTTCTTTAAGGATGTTGTTATGTTGAAATTacatttcaattttattattattattatcatctatttctgtgcttttttttttcttttgctatTTTGATGTTTTACTTCCAAACCATCAATGGATTCTCGGAAGTAGATTTTTGGTGTGTTTTTCATTTGGGTTTAATGGGTTGTTGTTGATTTAACAAAAGCTAGCTGCAAAATGGATTCTTGAAATTCAGAGTGATCATGTTATGGGCTTTTCCTTTGGTTACTGGAGTTGTTTGAAATTAATAAGGATAGTTTAATGCTGACGAGAGGGAAAGGATGGGTTAGTGCTCTGAGAAGGTATGGTATAAGTGGAAGAGTTTAAAATGATAGCTGGATCTCTGGTCATTGCTAAGGTTTGATACTGATTTGCATCAAGTGAAGAGGTATGCAAAACCTGTCAACAAGTTCCTTTATTTCTGCTATTGTTTAATGATGATAATGATGGAAATTGCAAATAATTGTTTGTGTTGGTCAAATGGTACGTAtgatcattaattttttttcgATGCATTTTAGGTTTGTTGTGTGCTTAAGAATTATGTTATGCCAAATTGAAATTTCCTGTTGTCCTCTATCCTGTCAAGAAAGAAGCTCTGGCAGAAAAATGAAGTTCTAAATCATGTGCTAAGCTATTAGATTTACGTTAGTTTTTCTGATGATAACTTGTGTTTCATAGGTGAACGTTCCCAAGACAAAGAAAACATACTGTAAGAGCAAGGAGTGCCGAAAGCACACTTTGCATAAGGTTACACAATACAAGAAGGGCAAGGATAGCCTTGCTGCACAAGGGAAAAGGCGTTATGATCGCAAGCAGTCAGGTTATGGAGGTCAGACAAAGCCTGTTTTCCACAAGAAGGTAAAGTTTAACATCCAACATATTCAACATTTTTTCCTTTCTGAACATATTGATTTTTATCTCAGAAAAGCCACATAATAGCTATAGCAAACACTTTGATGACTATAAAGACATAAAAGTTTTGAGGCCTGATCATTGAATGTTTTGTAATTTTCTAAACAGGCCAAAACTACTAAGAAGATTGTTCTGAGGCTGCAATGTCAAGGTTGCAAGCATGTGTCTCAGCATCCAATTAAGGTTTGCCTCTTAGAAAATGTTCTCCTTTGCCTTGGTCATCCATACCACCTCATTTAGTAATTTATGCCAATTGCTTATTATTTCTGCAGAGATGCAAGCATTTTGAGATTGGTGGAGACAAGAAGGGGAAGGGAACTTCTCTTTTCTAAATGCTATTTTATGGGTATGCTTTTGGTTGTGTTGCACTGTTAGGACTTGAGACCTTTACTGGAACTGGAGCAAATCCAGAGTTTTTGTTCACTTTATTTTGTTGGTTTCTTAGGTTGCCATTTCTAGACATCTACTGctagtttacaattttaattgacttaatagcAATCCTTTCTAGTCAGAATTCACAAAGCTATCTTAAATGGGTTCTGAATGATTCAATTATGTTTGAATGGCACACATCGTTTGCAGTTTTTACCATTATATGTTTAAGTATTTCTTGAGACTTGGCATATGCCTGAAGTGAGTTCTTGCAAGTTTGTTGGCCTGCATAAAGAAAAACCACCTTCTAGATTCGGGGTTTTTTTTTGGAGTACAATTGATCAATTTCTTGCTGTTAAAATGAAGAAGCAGTTTAAAACTTAatgattgagagagagagagagagagagagagagagagagaaagggagagagagcCTTAATTTTTCAATTGATGGTAATATAATTTCAAGATTGTTTCAATTTTAGTCTTTAGGCCTAGATTATGTTATGGTGATTTAGGGAATTGGCTTGGTATCTTAGATCTAACAAGGAAAAGTTGGGTTTGATGGAAATATTTATGTTTTGAACATTCcttttttctcatcaatctttaaTATCTTTAATTTGCCTTCTTCTTTCATCCTCCTCTTTGTTTCCTCAATACATTCTGTTTGTCTACACATTCGTCCTCATCTTTACTGCTGCTGTTAACAGCAGAATCAAGAATCATGGGTAttgtcttcttcctcttctttatcaACATTAACGAGATAAAATAGATATGatataaagaatatttttcattACTTATCATTCCAACttcaatttgatttattttataagaaatttaatttttctaattCAATTAAGATATAATGATTTGATTACCGATGAATTATACAACGAGATATAACTATTAACTTAAGGCCTTACTTTTCAcaaaagaaaattgatgagactaTCTCTAATTGATATTAACTTTATTTAAAGTTTTATAAAAAtagataataaataataaaatgataaataaattaaaaattatgttaTTCCTTGTCAACTAATAATTAGCTAATGATTGTTTGTCTTTTGTAAGATGACCACTTAATAAGAAGGGCCAATACAATAGGAAGAATTTTCTCTCTTGATATCATTGTCATATAcccaatattatattatttaaaattataaagaatCTTATAAAAAGGTATAatagattttatttaaattataatattttaatttttattgaaattaaaactTATAAGAAGATTTTACTATAAAGCTCTCATTgatttaaaagtaaaaaaaatctaTATATAGAGTATTTTTTAAATTCTGCCTAAGTTTAATTGGTTCAGATTAAAATTAGTCTAAGTATAATTTTAgatttgaattggattaaaatttAACACATTCAAgtcataattaaattattattattatttttaatcgaATTTGATTAAATCAGTTGATTCgatttaaattatcatttttaaaaagaaaaaattaaaaaattttaattattaaattgacctaaattaaattgatggaattcaattcaaaataatgctATATTTTGTTAatacttttatatattttatgaataatattaaaataaatttaattaaattttaaaatgaaaatattttaaaaaataacttgATGCAATTTaagttaataaaagagataattttatataataatttaatagttgcaatatatatatatatatatatatatatatatatatatatatatatatatatat
Above is a genomic segment from Hevea brasiliensis isolate MT/VB/25A 57/8 chromosome 17, ASM3005281v1, whole genome shotgun sequence containing:
- the LOC110671611 gene encoding 60S ribosomal protein L44 — encoded protein: MVNVPKTKKTYCKSKECRKHTLHKVTQYKKGKDSLAAQGKRRYDRKQSGYGGQTKPVFHKKAKTTKKIVLRLQCQGCKHVSQHPIKRCKHFEIGGDKKGKGTSLF